Within Candidatus Rokuibacteriota bacterium, the genomic segment GGGAGCGCCTCCAGGGCGACGCCGGCCTCGCGCGCCCACCTGAGCAGCTCGGCGAGAGCCCGGAGCCGTGCCGCGGCGTTTGGGGAGAACCGGTACCCCGGGTCGAGCAGCCGGAAGGCGCGCAGCCGCCCGAGCGTCAAGAGGCTCTGGTCCCAGCCGGCTTCGCCCATGATCAGCTCGAGTTCGGCCAGGAGGCGCTGGCCCGAAAGTGCGGGGTAGGCTCCAAGGCTCAACGCGACCGCCAGGCTCTTCCGGGTCCACCGGTCGATCCGGAACCCGAGCCGGGTCGCGTAGCGAACCGCGCGGAAGATGCGCGTGGGATCTTCCACGAACGCGAGCGGGTGGAGGATCCGGATCGCCCCGCTCCCGAGGTCGCGCCAACCCCCGAAGGGGTCGAGGAGCTGCCCGAAGCGCGGCCCCGTCAGCGCGAGGGCCATCGCGTTGACGGTGAAGTCGCGCCGCGCGAGGTCCGCCTCGATGCCGGCGGCATGAACGACCGGCAGCGCACCGGGCGCCGCGTAGCGCTCCCGACGGGCCATGGCCACATCCACGCGGCCGTCGCTCCACCCCTCGATGGACGCAGTGCCGAAGGCCCGGTGGACGACCAGGCTTCCGCCGAGCTGGCGGCAGAGCCGACGGGCCAGCGCCAGAGCGTCTCCCTCGACCACCACGTCCAGATCCTGCGACGCCGCGCCCCGGAGCAGATCGCGGACAAAGCCGCCGGCGACGTAGGCCTGCGTGTTCAGCAACTCGGCCAGCCGGCCCACGCCCCGGAGGAAGTCCAGGAGCTCCACCGGCAGGTCGCGCGCGAGCCGTCCTGCGAGAGCGAGCGCCGCAGCGCCGCCGCCGTCCCTGCCCGTCGCCCGTCGCCATCGACCGGACTCCACGGCCGCCACGACCGCGCCGCGCGCCTTCACCAGGACGGTTGGCGCCCCCGCCAGGAGGAGGCGGCGCACACGCACCTCCGCGGTGTCTGCCGTCACCACGGGCACGTCCCAGCGCGAGACATCTCCCACCGGCAGCTTCGCCAGACCGAAGGCCTGGGCCCGCCGGAGGTCCTCAGGCTGGGCCACGCCGATCGCGTCGGTCCCCTGCACCACGAGGATCCTCGCCCGGCTCCGCCGGAGCAGGCGCGCGGCCTCTGCGACAGCGGCATCGGCGGAGCAGACCGCCACCGCACGGTGGCCGAGCGCCAGCGACCCCGGCTCCACCTGCGGATACCGTGAGCGACGACTGCTTCGCGACGCGCCTGCCACGACCCGAGCGACGTGGCCCCCGCGATCGTCCCACGCGCGCACGAGTGCGGCGATCATCATCGAAGCTCCCGGCTGGCCGACCCGGGATCGTGGCCGGGTGCCGGCGAGCGACGGGCTGCGCCATCCAGCGACACGCGCGCCCTCGGGTGAAACCGCATGTACATCTCGCGCACCGCCCTGGAGGAGAGGTGGGTGTAGATCTGGGTCGTCGAGATGTCGGCATGCCCCAGCATCGCCTGCACAGACCGCAGGTCGGCTCCTCGCTCGAGGAGGTGGCTGGCGAAGGAATGGCGCAGCGTGTGGGGCGACACGACCCGCCTGACCCCGACGCGCCGTGCCGCTTTTTTGATGATCCCCCAGAGTCCCTGGCGGGAGAGCCTGCCGCCGCGCCGGTTCACGAACAGGGTGCCGGGGTCACCAGCCCTGACGAGCGCGGGCCGCCCCTCCTGCAGATAGCGCCTGAGCCAGTGGAGCGCCTGGGCCCCCACCGGAACGAGCCGCTGGCGGCTCCCCTTCCCCGTCGGCACCACGTAGCCGGCCGAGAGGTTGACGTCCTCGATGCGAAGGCTGCAGCACTCCGACGCGCGCATTCCGGTGGCATAGAGGATCTCCAGGAGCGCCCGATCCCTGAGGCCTACCGCAGTCCTCCCGTCGGCCGCCTCCACGAGCGCGCCCACCTCCTCGAGCGAGAGCGTCCGCGGCAGTCGCTGGGGCTGCCGGGGCGATTCCAGTTGATCGGTCGGGTCGCGGCAGAGGTGACCTTCCCGGACGAGGAACCGGTAGAGCCCGCGGACGGCCGAGAGGTGCCGGGCGATGCTCCGCGGGCTGAGGCCGTTCCGGCGAAGCTGAAGGAGGTAGCGAGAGAGTTCCGGGGATCCGACCCGCCGCAGGCCCCAGCGCTGCTCCCGCAGGAAGCGTCGAAAGCCGGCGAGGTCCCGCCGGTAAGCGGAGAGCGTGTTGAGGGAGGTCCCCCGCTCCATCTGGAGGGCCTCGAGGAACTCTGCCACGGGATCCCTCATCGATCCCGTAGGGCCGGGCGCCAGACGGCAGCCTCTAGAAAAACGCTGACGCCTCGGTCGGGGTCGATCCGGGCAGGACCGACCGTTCCCGAGGCGCTCGCGACCCTCACCGGGAACCGCGGCATCCGAAGTCCCTTACGACACGCGAGTATATCAGTCTCCCGCCCCGGGACGCAAGCTCCGTCGCCCGGGCCCGTTCAGGTTCCGATCGTCCCGGTGCGCCGATCCCCGACGGCCCGACGCGAGAGGAGCATCCGCAGCGCGGCCCACTCCTCGCTCCTGAGGCCCCGGCTCACCCCGGCGTAGACGCCCATGCCGCCGGCGACCGCCGCCCCCAGCCACGCGGCCTCCATCCACCGTGAGCCGGCGGCGGGCCACGCCACGAGCAGAAGCCCACACCAGGCTGCCATGAAGCCCGTGGCGACGCCGACCCGCGCCAGGCTCGCGAGGAGCCTTCCGGCGCCGAGCGGGCCGAGCCGGCGCCTCAAAGACCAGAGGAGCCAGACGAGGTTGGCCGTGGACGCGCAGGTCGACGCGAGCGCCAGGCCACCATGGCTCAGCGGCCGCATGAGCGCCACGCCGAGAACCACGTTGAGGCTAACGGCCCAGATCCCGACCTTGACCGGCGTGCGCGTGTCCTGAAGCGCGTAGAAGGCCTGGGCCGCGATGCGGGTCCCCGCGAAGGCGGGGAGCCCGAGGGCATAGAACCCGAGCGCCCAGGCTGTCGCCTCGGTGTCGAGCGCGCCGAACTGCCCGCGCTCGAACAGCACCCGCGTGATCGGAACACGCAGGAGGATCAGCCCGACCGACGCGGGAACCGCCACGAAGCACGAAAGCCGGATCGCGAAGTTCAGCGTGTCGCGGAGACCGGCCAGGTCGCGCCGGGCCGCCTGATCGGCCAGGAGCGGGAGCGACGCCGTGGCCACGGCGATCCCGAACACGCCAAGCGGGAACTCCATCACGCGGTCGGCGTAGTAGAGAAACGAAATGCTCCCCGAGGGGAGGAGCGAGGCAAGGAACGTGTTGACGAAGACGCTGAGCTGGACGGCGGCGAGGCCGAACACCGACGGGCCGAGAAGCACGCCGATCCGCCGGACCCCCGGATGCGAGAGATCGAGCGAGGGGCCGAGCGGCACTCTGGAGTGGCGGAGCTCCGGAAGCTGGATCAGGAGCTGGCCAAGCCCTCCCACGAGAACCCCGACGGCCAGGCTCACGATCGGAACCTCCATCCGCCGCGCCAGGAGGAGCACGGCGAGGATCATCCCGACATTGAGCACGGCCGGCGCCAGGGCGGCGGTGAAGAAGCGGCGGTGGGCGTTGAGCGCGCCCATCGCCAGGGCGGCGAGCCCCACGAAGATCAGGTACGGGAAGAGGAGGCGGGCGAGGTGCGTCGCGAGGCGCGCCTGCTGAGGGTCGGCAGCGAGGCCCGGGGCCATAACGGCGACGATCAAGGGGGCCAGGAGGATGCCGACGAGGGTGACCGTGCAGAGCGCCGCCAGGAGGGCCCCCGCCACGCACCGGAACATCCGGTCGAACTCGGGGCGCGACCGGAGCGTCAAGAACTCCGCGAAGACCGGGAGGAAGGCGGTGGACAGTGCCCCTTCGGCGAGCAGCCGACGGAGGAGGTTCGGGATCCTGAAGGCGACGAAGAAGGCGTCAGTGGCCGGGCCAGCCCCGAAGGCGCGGGCGACCACCATATCGCGGACAAAGCCGAGAAGTCGGCTCGCGAGCGTCGCGGCACCGATGGCACCCACAGCCCGCACCAGGCCGGGCTGAACCGAGGTCTCGGGGAGCCCGTCGTCGTGCGCCTCGAGGCCCCTCACGGCCGGAAACACCCCGTGGCGTCAGAACCCTCACCCACGCGTTCGCGTGGGTACCCCGCCCGGGTACCCGCCCGGCCAGCACAACCCACTCGGGCCTCGCCTCGTGGCTCTCCTCGCCTGCGGCTCGTCGGCAGCCCCTCGGCTCGAACTACCACGGTGGGAGGTTCCGCGAGCGGGGCGGAGCCCCCCTCCGGGGATCGTCCGCTTGACAGGCCCCGACCCGGACGGTAGCCTGAACCGTCGCAATCACCCCAAAGCCTAGGAGGAACTCGAGCGTGGCGAATATCAGGTCCGCGCTGAAGCGGATGCGGCAGAACGAGAAGCGCCGGCTCCGGAACCGGACGGTCCGTTCGCGCGTGAGGACGGCGGTGAAGGAGGCCCGGGCGGCGCTCGGCCAGAAGTCCCAGGACGCCGGGTCCCTCGTCAAGGAGGCGATTCGGAGCCTGGACAAGGCCGTGAGCAAGGGCGTGATACACAAGAACACCGCCGCGCGCAAGAAGTCGGCGCTCGCGAGCCGACTCGCCGGGCCGAGCTGACATCCTCACCCGAACCCTGCCGGACTTCACGGGAGCGATTGCCCGAGCCGCCGCAGGAGCGCCTTCGCGCGCTCCGCCACGACCTCACCGGCTGTTTCCCCGTAGGGACTGGCACACTGGATGTAGCCCACGCGGTGGTGGGCCTCCCGCGTGAGGAAGTACCCCAGGTAGTCGTTGGCCAGCCCCACCACGAACGTGCTCCGGAAGATCCGCCGGCCCTCAGCCTTCACCTCCTGACCCAGCTGGGTCTGGATCTCCCCGGGAATCGTGAGCCACGCGTGACCTCCCACCGCGACGCCGACCAGCTCGCTGCGATCCGGTAGCGCCCACCCCAAGCCGACGGTCAGCCAGCGCGGAAGCCACCTGCCCAGGCAGCCCCGAAGCGCGAGCCTCGGCGGAGGAAGCTGGAGCGGCTCGACCAGGGCGTGGAGCGTCGATCCGGTCTCTGGAGTCACGCGGTCCCAGACCGCGAGCACCTGGCGGGCCAGGGCTTCACCGAGGAATTCCGCACCCTCCGGTCCATGACGGGCGGGGCTCACGTCGGCAACGGCGCCGTTCGTGTAGAGCGCCGGAACGCCGAGGTGTCGCTCCAGGCGCTGGCCGGCGACTCCCATTAGGTCCCCCGACAGCCGGAGGTTCCCTTTGCCGAGGGCCGTGCCGTGCACTGCGTAGTTCCACAGGAGCGCGACCGGGGCGCCGCCGGCCGCAACGACCTTGAGCACGCCGACCTCGGAGTCCAGCGGCAGATCGAGACGGCTCGCGGCAATGCCGGGGGCGTGGCCGTTCCCCCCGCCGACGCGGGCGGGGATCTTGCCGAACTCGGCCTGGCGGGCGGACCGGATCATCCCCTGGAGGAGGTGCTCGGCGATCTCGGGAACGAACCGGTCCAGGGTGAGGAACCCGAAGATTCGCGAGCGGGCAAAGGCTCCGGGCCCCGAATGGGTATGCGAGGCGGCGACGATGAGCGCGGTGTAGCGGAGCCCCTCGGCCGTCAACCGGCTTTTGAGAGCGGCCACGAGCTGGGGATCCACGGCCACCAGATCCACGGCGATCCAGAGCACCCGAGCGGTCCCCTGCTCGAGGACGAGCGCGCGGGCCATGATCGGCCCGTCGACGCCGCGGGAGGGCTTGAACCAGAACGCGTACGGGTACCGATCCAGGAGGTCGGGAATGAGCAGACGTCGGCCGAGCCCGCCGTATCCCGCGAGCGGAACCCCGGCAGGAAGCGCGATGGCCGTCCGGGCCGCGCCGGCCCGGAGACAATCCGGACACCGGGCCGGCTGAGCCGGTGGCGGGGGCCTCGCGGGCCGATCCGAAGGCCCCGCGGGCCCGGAGGCCCGACGGGGGGCCTCGGCGAATGCCGGGTGACACGAGCTCGAGAGGACGAACAGACCGAGCGCCGTGACGAGCCAGACCGCCGCCCGGCTCATCCGACCTCGCAGAGATCGGCGAGGAGCGCGGCGAGTTCGGAGCGCGGAAGCCCGCTCGCCTTGAGCCGGCGCTCGACCTCCCAGCAGCGGGCGAGCTGGCGCCTGAGCGTCGCCGTCGCCGACGCTTCCGCACGGGCGAGCAGCGCCTGCACGACCCGCGGCGGACGGTTGAGGGCGCGCGCGATCTCGTCGGCCGACTTCCCCTTTTTCAGCCACGCTTTGGCGAGCCAGGTCTGCCGCACCTCGCGCGTCAGCATCCCGAGGAGACCGAGCGCATCTTCGCCCGAGTCCAGTAGAGCCTCCAGCGCGGCCAGCGCCGGCCCCAGGGTCCGGCGCTCGAGGGCGCGCGTCAAATCGAAGACCGAGCGCGCCCGCCGCTCGCCGACCACGGCCTCGACCGCGTCCGTTCCGATCCGGCCCCCGGCCCCACCGGCCCAGAGCATGGTCTTCTCCAGCTCGCCGGCGAGCGCGGTGAGGTCCTCGCCCACCAGCTGGATCAGGAGCTGGGCCGCCTCGTCGCCGAGCGTGAACCCGTGGGCCGACGCCCGGTCGCGAAGCCATGCCAGGAGCTCACGCCCCGCGGGCGCCCGCACCGGCACCACCGCGGCGGGCGGGACGACCTTCAGGAGCCAGTGGGTCGCCGGCAAGAGCTCGCCGGCGAGGAGGAGGAGTCGCGTGGAAGGATTGGGCGCGGCCGCGTACTCGCCGAGCAGCTGGCCCTCTTTCGCCGCCAGCGCGTCGGTCTCCTTCACCACCACCAGCCGCGCGGGAGCCAGCACGGGCAGGGTCAGCGCCGACCGAAGGATCGTCGCGCATCCGATCTCCCGGGCGTCGAAGCACTCGCGGTTCAGCGGGACGAGAGCTGGATCGGGACAGCAGGCCCGCGTCACTCGAGCCAGCGCGTCGTCCAACAGGAAGGGCTCGGTCCCGTGAAGGAGCGAGATGAGAGGGGTGCAAGCCCGCTCCACCTCTCTCACGAACGTCGCGTAGTCCACTCGAGCACTCGGAGGGGGGCTCCGCCCCCCTTCCGAGCCTCCCCCCTGGGTCTTCGAGCGTGGCGGGTTCGGCCGTGCCGTGAGGCAGGCTACCGCCGCGCGAGGACCGAGTTAATGGCGCGGGCCAGGCCCGCGCTCGAACACGCCCCACTAAAACCGGCTGACCGCGAGGTTGACGATGGTCCGGCCGATGTCCACGGCCGCCTGCCGGAGGGCAGCCTCCTCGCGGCTGATCGTGACTGCGACCTGGCCGGGGACGCGGAAGTCCGCCTTTTCCTGCAATCCCTGCTGGCGCCAGAGCGTCAGGTTCTTCCGCACGTCGCGGAACTGGAGGTTGAGCGTCACCCAGAGGCGGTACTCGCGCACGTTGGCGCGGGGATCGAAGGCGAGGGCCTCGATCCGATACCCCACGATCTCCCCCTCCAGGAGCGAGTCGGCCTCCTCGGGACGGACCACGCGCAGGCGACCGCTGGTCACGAAGGCGTCGATGACCGCTCCGGTGATGAAGTTCTCCACCGCCGGCTCCGCGGTCCGGTTGACGAACACGGGCACCGCGACGGTCTTGATGTGGTCGGGGAGACT encodes:
- the xerD gene encoding site-specific tyrosine recombinase XerD yields the protein MRDPVAEFLEALQMERGTSLNTLSAYRRDLAGFRRFLREQRWGLRRVGSPELSRYLLQLRRNGLSPRSIARHLSAVRGLYRFLVREGHLCRDPTDQLESPRQPQRLPRTLSLEEVGALVEAADGRTAVGLRDRALLEILYATGMRASECCSLRIEDVNLSAGYVVPTGKGSRQRLVPVGAQALHWLRRYLQEGRPALVRAGDPGTLFVNRRGGRLSRQGLWGIIKKAARRVGVRRVVSPHTLRHSFASHLLERGADLRSVQAMLGHADISTTQIYTHLSSRAVREMYMRFHPRARVSLDGAARRSPAPGHDPGSASRELR
- a CDS encoding CCA tRNA nucleotidyltransferase; the encoded protein is MMIAALVRAWDDRGGHVARVVAGASRSSRRSRYPQVEPGSLALGHRAVAVCSADAAVAEAARLLRRSRARILVVQGTDAIGVAQPEDLRRAQAFGLAKLPVGDVSRWDVPVVTADTAEVRVRRLLLAGAPTVLVKARGAVVAAVESGRWRRATGRDGGGAAALALAGRLARDLPVELLDFLRGVGRLAELLNTQAYVAGGFVRDLLRGAASQDLDVVVEGDALALARRLCRQLGGSLVVHRAFGTASIEGWSDGRVDVAMARRERYAAPGALPVVHAAGIEADLARRDFTVNAMALALTGPRFGQLLDPFGGWRDLGSGAIRILHPLAFVEDPTRIFRAVRYATRLGFRIDRWTRKSLAVALSLGAYPALSGQRLLAELELIMGEAGWDQSLLTLGRLRAFRLLDPGYRFSPNAAARLRALAELLRWAREAGVALEALPLALLCVVGHLPAPLAERCLRRLALSGEPLARLLEAYSAGPSVARRLEGQADAPRSRCAAILRARTTETVGFAWLVGSRAVRERVQWFLAEGQGVRPLLSGRDLLALGVAKGPAVSRLLQALRDRRLDGEVSSREGEVRLIREWLSGDAGTPARATEEG
- the rpsT gene encoding 30S ribosomal protein S20, yielding MANIRSALKRMRQNEKRRLRNRTVRSRVRTAVKEARAALGQKSQDAGSLVKEAIRSLDKAVSKGVIHKNTAARKKSALASRLAGPS
- the holA gene encoding DNA polymerase III subunit delta, yielding MDYATFVREVERACTPLISLLHGTEPFLLDDALARVTRACCPDPALVPLNRECFDAREIGCATILRSALTLPVLAPARLVVVKETDALAAKEGQLLGEYAAAPNPSTRLLLLAGELLPATHWLLKVVPPAAVVPVRAPAGRELLAWLRDRASAHGFTLGDEAAQLLIQLVGEDLTALAGELEKTMLWAGGAGGRIGTDAVEAVVGERRARSVFDLTRALERRTLGPALAALEALLDSGEDALGLLGMLTREVRQTWLAKAWLKKGKSADEIARALNRPPRVVQALLARAEASATATLRRQLARCWEVERRLKASGLPRSELAALLADLCEVG
- a CDS encoding neutral/alkaline non-lysosomal ceramidase N-terminal domain-containing protein, with product MSRAAVWLVTALGLFVLSSSCHPAFAEAPRRASGPAGPSDRPARPPPPAQPARCPDCLRAGAARTAIALPAGVPLAGYGGLGRRLLIPDLLDRYPYAFWFKPSRGVDGPIMARALVLEQGTARVLWIAVDLVAVDPQLVAALKSRLTAEGLRYTALIVAASHTHSGPGAFARSRIFGFLTLDRFVPEIAEHLLQGMIRSARQAEFGKIPARVGGGNGHAPGIAASRLDLPLDSEVGVLKVVAAGGAPVALLWNYAVHGTALGKGNLRLSGDLMGVAGQRLERHLGVPALYTNGAVADVSPARHGPEGAEFLGEALARQVLAVWDRVTPETGSTLHALVEPLQLPPPRLALRGCLGRWLPRWLTVGLGWALPDRSELVGVAVGGHAWLTIPGEIQTQLGQEVKAEGRRIFRSTFVVGLANDYLGYFLTREAHHRVGYIQCASPYGETAGEVVAERAKALLRRLGQSLP
- the murJ gene encoding murein biosynthesis integral membrane protein MurJ, whose amino-acid sequence is MFPAVRGLEAHDDGLPETSVQPGLVRAVGAIGAATLASRLLGFVRDMVVARAFGAGPATDAFFVAFRIPNLLRRLLAEGALSTAFLPVFAEFLTLRSRPEFDRMFRCVAGALLAALCTVTLVGILLAPLIVAVMAPGLAADPQQARLATHLARLLFPYLIFVGLAALAMGALNAHRRFFTAALAPAVLNVGMILAVLLLARRMEVPIVSLAVGVLVGGLGQLLIQLPELRHSRVPLGPSLDLSHPGVRRIGVLLGPSVFGLAAVQLSVFVNTFLASLLPSGSISFLYYADRVMEFPLGVFGIAVATASLPLLADQAARRDLAGLRDTLNFAIRLSCFVAVPASVGLILLRVPITRVLFERGQFGALDTEATAWALGFYALGLPAFAGTRIAAQAFYALQDTRTPVKVGIWAVSLNVVLGVALMRPLSHGGLALASTCASTANLVWLLWSLRRRLGPLGAGRLLASLARVGVATGFMAAWCGLLLVAWPAAGSRWMEAAWLGAAVAGGMGVYAGVSRGLRSEEWAALRMLLSRRAVGDRRTGTIGT
- a CDS encoding LptE family protein, translated to MTRPIRVVVLAIMLVSGACGYSFRGSLPDHIKTVAVPVFVNRTAEPAVENFITGAVIDAFVTSGRLRVVRPEEADSLLEGEIVGYRIEALAFDPRANVREYRLWVTLNLQFRDVRKNLTLWRQQGLQEKADFRVPGQVAVTISREEAALRQAAVDIGRTIVNLAVSRF